The Sceloporus undulatus isolate JIND9_A2432 ecotype Alabama unplaced genomic scaffold, SceUnd_v1.1 scaffold_14769, whole genome shotgun sequence genome contains a region encoding:
- the TMEM70 gene encoding transmembrane protein 70, mitochondrial produces the protein MFSMCLVPIIIFKTGVGVDSLPLQIAFYSIVGFFTFITPVTLHLITKGYIIRLYHKAETDTYTAITYNAILAEKKTVFHQKDVKIPDINKMFTTFYAKTKSMLVNPLLFQYPQDYSHLMGYDKPFTFDLEESKTSTDDK, from the coding sequence ATGTTTAGCATGTGCCTGGTACCCATCATCATCTTCAAAACTGGTGTGGGTGTTGACAGCCTTCCTTTGCAAATTGCCTTTTACAGTATAGTTGGATTCTTTACGTTCATAACGCCTGTTACTCTGCATTTAATTACCAAGGGCTACATAATCCGACTGTATCATAAGGCTGAAACGGACACCTACACAGCCAttacatataatgctattctGGCAGAAAAGAAAACTGTGTTCCATCAAAAGGATGTGAAGATTCCAGATATCAACAAGATGTTCACAACATTTTATGCTAAAACAAAATCAATGCTTGTTAACCCCTTGCTTTTCCAATATCCTCAAGATTATAGCCATCTTATGGGCTATGACAAACCCTTCACATTTGACTTGGAAGAGTCAAAAACTTCTACTGATGACAAATAG